One window from the genome of Faecalibacterium sp. HTF-F encodes:
- a CDS encoding phosphoribosylaminoimidazolesuccinocarboxamide synthase: MTEFKPIKEGKVREIYDNGDSLIMVATDRISAFDVILKNKVTKKGTVLTQMSKFWFDYTRDLLPNHMLSVDVKDMPEFFQQPQFDGNSMMCRKLTMLPIECIVRGYITGSGWASYQKTGKVCGIQLPEGLKESDKLPEPIYTPSTKAEIGDHDENISYEKSIEVLEKQFPGHGEEYATKLRDYTIALYKKCAEYALSRGIIIADTKFEFGLDENGNVVLGDEMLTPDSSRFWPLEGYEPGHSQPSFDKQFVRDWLKANPDSNYDLPQDVIDKTIAKYLEAYELLTGKKL, translated from the coding sequence ATGACTGAGTTCAAGCCCATTAAAGAAGGCAAGGTCCGTGAGATCTATGATAACGGTGACAGCCTCATCATGGTTGCTACCGACCGCATTTCCGCGTTTGATGTCATCCTGAAAAACAAGGTCACCAAAAAGGGCACTGTTCTGACCCAGATGAGCAAGTTCTGGTTCGATTACACCCGCGATCTGCTGCCCAACCACATGCTGAGCGTGGACGTGAAGGATATGCCGGAGTTCTTCCAGCAGCCCCAGTTCGACGGCAACAGCATGATGTGCCGTAAGCTGACCATGCTGCCCATCGAGTGCATCGTGCGCGGCTACATCACCGGCAGCGGCTGGGCCAGCTACCAGAAGACCGGCAAGGTGTGCGGCATCCAGCTGCCCGAGGGCCTGAAGGAATCCGACAAGCTGCCCGAGCCTATCTACACTCCCTCCACCAAGGCCGAGATCGGCGACCACGACGAGAACATCTCCTACGAAAAGAGCATCGAGGTGCTGGAAAAGCAGTTCCCCGGCCACGGCGAGGAGTATGCCACCAAGCTGCGCGACTACACCATTGCCCTGTACAAGAAGTGTGCTGAGTATGCGCTCTCCCGCGGCATCATCATTGCCGACACCAAGTTTGAGTTTGGTCTGGATGAGAACGGCAACGTAGTGCTGGGCGACGAGATGCTCACCCCGGATTCCTCCCGCTTCTGGCCGCTGGAGGGCTACGAGCCGGGCCACAGCCAGCCTTCCTTCGATAAGCAGTTCGTTCGCGACTGGCTCAAGGCCAACCCCGACAGCAACTACGACCTGCCGCAGGACGTGATTGACAAGACCATTGCCAAGTATCTGGAGGCCTACGAGCTGCTCACCGGCAAAAAGCTGTAA
- a CDS encoding AAA family ATPase: MNIKRAKEEIEHTVKAYLAKDALGEYAIPAIRQRPILLMGPPGIGKTQVMEQVARECGVALVAYTITHHTRQSAVGLPFIRQRNYGGKDVSVTEYTMSEIIASIYAKMEATGLAEGILFIDEINCVSETLAPTMLQFLQCKTFGNQAVPAGWVIVAAGNPPEYNKSVRDFDIVTLDRVRRMDIEPDLPVWKDYARAAHIHSAILSYLELHPQNFYQINADVDGTQFVTARGWEDLSNLLDTYEALGLQADEELIREYIQHPKIAEDFSAYLDLYYKYRDDYGVEEILAGQTKPAVFARLLQAPFDERLSLVNLILSGLNTRFTASRQADAVADSCYALLREIKKALATLPEDIPDGSAELFHQQLVDYDAETQQKRAAGLLSKDSLTTRLQVLAVLRQWEGELRRASAAGTQEAFDLLRGQFQSLADAREKAQQAASAALEAAFDFMEQAFAESQEMVVFVTELTVDPASHAFLTENGCERYFQYNKDLLLDHRKAALQQELAAEQRRHGGV; this comes from the coding sequence ATGAACATCAAACGTGCCAAAGAAGAGATCGAACACACCGTAAAAGCCTACCTTGCCAAGGACGCCTTGGGCGAATACGCCATCCCGGCCATCCGGCAGCGCCCCATCCTGCTGATGGGGCCTCCGGGCATTGGCAAGACACAGGTGATGGAGCAGGTGGCCCGGGAATGCGGGGTGGCGCTGGTGGCCTACACCATCACTCACCACACCCGCCAGAGCGCTGTGGGCCTGCCCTTCATCCGCCAGCGCAACTACGGCGGAAAGGACGTCTCGGTGACCGAATACACCATGAGCGAGATCATCGCCAGCATCTACGCCAAAATGGAGGCCACCGGCCTTGCGGAGGGCATCCTGTTCATCGACGAGATCAACTGCGTGTCCGAAACGCTGGCCCCCACCATGCTGCAGTTTTTGCAGTGCAAGACCTTCGGCAATCAGGCTGTGCCTGCAGGCTGGGTCATTGTGGCGGCAGGCAACCCGCCGGAGTACAACAAGTCGGTGCGGGATTTTGACATCGTGACGCTGGACCGTGTGCGCCGCATGGACATTGAGCCGGATCTGCCGGTGTGGAAGGACTACGCCCGCGCGGCCCACATCCACAGCGCCATCCTGAGCTATCTGGAGCTGCACCCCCAGAACTTCTACCAGATCAACGCAGACGTGGACGGCACCCAGTTCGTCACCGCCCGCGGCTGGGAGGACCTGTCCAATCTGCTGGACACCTACGAAGCGCTGGGGCTGCAGGCAGACGAGGAGCTGATCCGGGAATACATCCAGCACCCGAAGATCGCCGAGGATTTCTCGGCGTACCTCGACCTCTACTATAAGTACCGCGACGACTACGGCGTGGAGGAGATCCTTGCCGGGCAGACGAAGCCCGCCGTGTTCGCACGGCTGCTGCAGGCCCCCTTTGACGAGCGGCTGAGTCTGGTCAATCTGATCCTGTCCGGTCTGAATACCCGGTTCACCGCATCCCGGCAGGCGGACGCTGTGGCCGACAGCTGCTACGCCCTTCTGCGGGAGATCAAAAAAGCCCTTGCCACCCTGCCGGAGGATATCCCGGACGGCTCCGCGGAGCTGTTCCACCAGCAGCTCGTGGATTACGATGCCGAGACCCAGCAAAAGCGCGCGGCGGGGCTGCTCTCCAAAGACAGCCTGACCACCCGTCTGCAGGTCCTGGCCGTACTTCGTCAGTGGGAGGGCGAACTGCGCCGCGCCAGCGCCGCCGGGACACAGGAAGCCTTCGACCTGCTGCGCGGGCAGTTCCAGTCTCTGGCCGATGCACGCGAAAAGGCCCAGCAGGCCGCCAGCGCCGCGCTGGAAGCTGCCTTTGACTTTATGGAGCAGGCCTTTGCCGAAAGTCAGGAGATGGTGGTGTTCGTCACCGAGCTTACCGTGGACCCTGCGTCCCACGCTTTCCTCACCGAGAACGGCTGTGAGCGCTACTTCCAGTACAACAAGGATCTGCTGCTGGACCACCGCAAAGCTGCCCTGCAGCAGGAGCTGGCGGCAGAGCAGCGCCGCCACGGCGGGGTGTGA
- a CDS encoding acyl carrier protein, giving the protein MERAEIISQILAILEDVAEVSPEDVNENSVLMDDLDLSSMEILTIVADLEETFGLRIPEKELRNFVTIGDLVDYLAANAG; this is encoded by the coding sequence ATGGAACGAGCAGAGATCATTTCCCAGATCCTGGCCATCCTGGAGGATGTTGCCGAGGTCTCTCCCGAAGATGTGAACGAGAACAGCGTCCTGATGGACGATCTGGATCTGTCCTCAATGGAGATCCTGACCATTGTGGCAGACCTGGAGGAGACCTTCGGCCTGCGCATCCCCGAAAAGGAGCTGCGCAACTTTGTGACCATAGGGGATCTGGTGGATTATCTGGCGGCAAACGCGGGGTAA
- a CDS encoding RNA polymerase sigma factor: protein MTTLEFSAMVQKYQSLVYTVCHQLVPDAGDAQDLTQETFLAAWRAIDRCPPGFEKQWLARIASNKAKDYLRSAWVRRVNTPGDEVLALEGAPPGTEPEKQVLDALGEEELTAMILDLREPYRTPCRLVLLEQHTMAEAAQLCSRPPKTVEAQIYRAKKMLAQQILQRERCGEECVHGTV from the coding sequence TTGACGACCTTGGAATTCAGCGCGATGGTGCAAAAATACCAGTCGCTCGTGTATACGGTCTGCCACCAGCTGGTGCCGGATGCCGGCGATGCGCAGGACCTGACGCAGGAGACCTTTCTGGCGGCATGGCGGGCCATTGACCGCTGCCCGCCCGGGTTTGAAAAACAGTGGCTGGCGCGCATTGCTTCCAACAAGGCAAAAGACTATCTGCGCAGCGCATGGGTGCGCCGGGTGAACACCCCCGGCGATGAGGTGCTGGCACTGGAGGGCGCGCCGCCCGGCACCGAGCCGGAAAAGCAGGTGCTGGATGCTCTGGGCGAAGAAGAGCTCACCGCCATGATCCTGGACCTGCGGGAGCCCTACAGAACGCCCTGCCGTCTGGTGCTGCTGGAACAGCACACCATGGCCGAGGCGGCACAGCTGTGCAGCCGCCCGCCCAAGACGGTGGAGGCGCAGATCTACCGGGCCAAAAAGATGCTGGCACAGCAGATATTACAGCGTGAGCGCTGCGGAGAGGAGTGTGTACATGGAACTGTTTGA
- a CDS encoding glycerophosphodiester phosphodiesterase has product MMPEIIAHRGASYLAPENTLTAFRKAMEIGADGVEMDVQQTGDKKLVIHHDFLIDWHTDMRGQIYDMTMEELKALDFGSWKDVSYKDERIATLQEALALCREMDGTVVQLELKATIDNDPDFVPRVIEEIRAADITDRLVMISFNHDLLRQAKQLMPELKVGVLVYGAMETMALPTAMWEILGLQNSLEEDDFPQLPMFSVENVDDENCSWMLRQIGSQVSMLQVDFPNESLIEVIQHLLDQRDPVKYVQTLDFKPDWVSCEYHTAYQQPGMVQKLHDLGIKTAYWTVDEEKTVKDLWPLQPDAIVTNRPDRVREWIAELEMTE; this is encoded by the coding sequence ATGATGCCTGAGATCATTGCACACCGTGGTGCGTCCTACCTTGCACCGGAAAATACCCTTACAGCATTCCGCAAGGCGATGGAGATCGGCGCGGACGGCGTGGAGATGGACGTACAGCAGACCGGAGACAAAAAGCTGGTCATCCACCACGATTTTCTCATTGACTGGCACACCGATATGCGGGGCCAGATCTACGACATGACCATGGAGGAGTTGAAGGCGCTGGACTTTGGCAGCTGGAAGGATGTGAGCTACAAGGATGAGCGGATCGCCACCCTGCAGGAGGCGTTGGCACTGTGCAGGGAAATGGACGGCACTGTTGTCCAGCTGGAATTGAAGGCCACCATCGATAACGACCCGGACTTTGTGCCCCGGGTGATCGAAGAGATCCGTGCGGCGGATATCACCGATCGGCTGGTGATGATCTCGTTCAACCACGACCTGCTGCGGCAGGCAAAGCAGCTGATGCCGGAGCTGAAGGTGGGCGTGCTGGTCTACGGTGCCATGGAGACCATGGCTCTGCCCACCGCCATGTGGGAGATCCTTGGTTTGCAGAACAGTCTGGAAGAGGATGATTTTCCACAGCTGCCCATGTTCTCGGTGGAAAATGTGGACGATGAAAACTGCAGCTGGATGCTGCGCCAGATAGGCAGTCAGGTCAGTATGCTGCAGGTGGATTTTCCGAACGAGAGCCTGATAGAAGTGATCCAGCACCTGCTGGATCAGCGGGACCCGGTGAAGTATGTCCAGACGCTGGATTTCAAGCCGGACTGGGTGAGCTGCGAGTACCACACCGCCTATCAGCAGCCCGGCATGGTGCAGAAGCTGCATGATCTGGGCATCAAGACGGCATACTGGACGGTGGACGAGGAAAAGACGGTAAAAGACCTCTGGCCGCTGCAGCCGGATGCCATCGTGACCAACCGTCCCGACCGCGTGCGGGAATGGATCGCTGAACTGGAAATGACCGAATAA
- a CDS encoding AEC family transporter has protein sequence MLENLLFSLNSTLPLFFIMLLGYVLHRTGFLSDAFVAGANKFVFYAALPVQLFRDLGKNDVRTTFDGRYVLFCFVVTLVSILVIWALAKVFLKGTGLVGEFVQACYRSSAAILGSAFLQSIYGDASMSSLMILGSVPLYNIMAVVILTLESPAAAQTGSMSAKLKKSAKGVLTNPILLGIAAGFVWSMLHISMPAMLDKTLSNVAGLTSPLALLAIGAGFKGRKALGYLKPTTIATVVKLMILPALFLPLAVHLGFTDEKLVALLVMLGSITTPACYVMAKQMGHEGVLTGSVCVTTTLFSAFSLTFWLFVLRSLGYIL, from the coding sequence ATGCTGGAAAATCTTCTGTTCAGCCTGAACAGCACCCTGCCGCTGTTCTTTATCATGCTGCTGGGCTATGTGCTGCACCGCACCGGCTTTCTGAGTGACGCATTTGTGGCAGGAGCCAACAAATTCGTTTTTTATGCTGCATTGCCGGTGCAGCTCTTCCGCGACCTTGGCAAAAACGACGTCCGCACCACCTTTGACGGCCGGTACGTCCTGTTCTGCTTTGTGGTCACACTGGTGAGCATCCTTGTGATCTGGGCGCTGGCAAAGGTATTTTTAAAGGGCACCGGCCTTGTGGGTGAGTTCGTACAGGCGTGCTACCGCTCCTCTGCTGCCATTCTGGGTTCGGCCTTTCTGCAGAGCATCTACGGCGACGCCAGCATGTCCAGCCTGATGATCTTAGGCAGCGTGCCGCTTTACAACATTATGGCCGTGGTCATCCTGACGCTGGAAAGTCCGGCCGCCGCCCAGACCGGCAGCATGTCTGCAAAGCTGAAAAAAAGCGCCAAAGGCGTCCTGACCAACCCCATCCTGCTGGGCATTGCAGCAGGCTTTGTATGGAGCATGCTGCACATTTCCATGCCTGCCATGCTGGATAAGACCCTCTCCAATGTGGCCGGGCTGACCAGCCCTCTGGCCCTGCTTGCCATCGGTGCGGGCTTCAAGGGCCGCAAGGCGCTGGGCTATCTCAAGCCCACCACCATCGCCACCGTGGTCAAATTGATGATCCTGCCCGCACTGTTCCTGCCGCTGGCGGTGCACCTTGGCTTTACAGACGAAAAGCTGGTGGCACTGCTGGTGATGCTGGGCAGCATCACCACCCCGGCGTGCTACGTCATGGCAAAACAGATGGGGCACGAAGGCGTCCTTACCGGCAGCGTATGCGTCACCACCACCTTGTTCAGTGCCTTCAGCCTGACCTTCTGGCTGTTCGTGCTGCGGAGCCTTGGGTATATTTTATAA
- a CDS encoding 6-phospho-beta-glucosidase, with amino-acid sequence MGSFPKDFLWGGATAANQCEGAWQAGGKGLATVDVTPFGADRFPVALGRLEMLECDDRHYYPSHEAIDLYHHYKEDIALFAEMGFRCFRLSIAWTRILPNGDDAQPSEEGLAFYDAVFDECHKYGIEPLVTICHFDTPIALIKKYGGWKDRRMVDAYVHYCGVLFDRYRGKVKYWLTFNEINMLLHLPFTGAGLVFHPGENVKQVQYQAAHHELVASAKAVKLAHEKMPGAMVGCMLAAGQYYPRTCAPEDIRAAQEADRDNYFFTDVQARGAYPVWAGKRMERAGIVLQTEPEDEKTLREGTVDFVSFSYYSSRCITTDKEILSEEKADGNAVQEAVKNPYLKASEWGWAIDPVGLRVTLNTIYDRYEKPMFIVENGLGAVDTVEPDGSIHDSYRIDYLRAHIEQMEKAINEDGLPLMGYTTWGPIDLVSASTGEMKKRYGFIYVDKDNDGRGTLARSRKDSFYWYKKVIASNGSDLA; translated from the coding sequence ATGGGCAGTTTCCCGAAAGATTTTCTGTGGGGCGGTGCCACCGCTGCCAATCAGTGCGAAGGCGCATGGCAGGCGGGCGGCAAGGGCCTTGCCACCGTGGATGTGACCCCGTTTGGCGCTGACCGCTTTCCGGTGGCGCTGGGCCGGCTGGAAATGCTGGAATGCGACGACAGGCACTATTACCCCAGCCACGAGGCCATTGACCTGTATCACCACTACAAAGAGGATATCGCCCTCTTTGCCGAGATGGGCTTCCGGTGTTTCCGGCTGTCCATCGCATGGACCCGCATCCTGCCAAACGGCGATGATGCCCAGCCGAGCGAAGAGGGCCTTGCCTTCTACGATGCCGTGTTCGATGAATGCCATAAATATGGGATCGAGCCGCTTGTTACCATCTGCCACTTTGATACGCCCATTGCCCTTATCAAAAAATACGGCGGCTGGAAGGACCGCCGCATGGTGGATGCCTATGTGCACTACTGTGGGGTGCTGTTCGACCGGTACAGGGGCAAGGTGAAATACTGGCTGACCTTCAACGAGATCAACATGCTGCTGCATCTGCCCTTCACCGGCGCAGGGCTGGTGTTCCATCCGGGCGAAAACGTAAAGCAGGTGCAGTATCAGGCGGCACATCATGAGCTGGTGGCCAGCGCAAAGGCCGTGAAGCTGGCCCACGAAAAGATGCCCGGTGCCATGGTGGGCTGTATGCTGGCAGCGGGCCAGTATTACCCGCGCACCTGTGCACCGGAGGATATCCGCGCCGCACAGGAAGCGGACCGCGACAACTACTTCTTTACCGATGTGCAGGCCCGTGGGGCCTACCCGGTGTGGGCCGGAAAACGGATGGAGCGGGCAGGCATCGTGCTGCAGACCGAGCCGGAGGACGAAAAGACCCTGCGGGAGGGCACGGTGGACTTTGTCTCGTTCAGCTACTATTCCAGCCGCTGCATCACCACGGACAAGGAAATCCTGTCAGAAGAAAAGGCCGACGGCAATGCGGTGCAGGAAGCTGTAAAGAACCCCTACCTCAAGGCCAGCGAGTGGGGCTGGGCCATCGACCCGGTGGGCCTGCGCGTGACGTTGAACACCATCTACGACCGGTATGAGAAGCCCATGTTCATTGTGGAGAACGGTCTGGGCGCGGTGGACACGGTGGAGCCGGATGGCTCCATCCACGACAGCTACCGGATCGATTATCTGCGGGCCCACATTGAACAGATGGAAAAGGCCATCAACGAGGATGGCCTGCCGCTGATGGGCTACACCACATGGGGGCCCATCGATCTGGTGAGCGCCTCTACCGGCGAAATGAAAAAGCGCTACGGCTTTATCTATGTGGATAAGGACAACGACGGCAGGGGCACTCTGGCCCGCAGCCGCAAGGACAGCTTTTACTGGTACAAAAAGGTCATTGCTTCAAACGGCTCTGACCTTGCATAA
- a CDS encoding VWA-like domain-containing protein produces the protein MTPLPQTIQKEKFFDPRKPFQSQRPETHEEWQARMGGEVLAVVRSGLYLDFRFLDMALSALSPAPDERCRVLATDGQALFYQPSHLLRLYQDNPKYLNRLYLHTIFHCVFRHLWLKGRREPQLWSLACDIAVENVIDSLNRTSVKRPLTYVRQNAYQQITAEETVVAAAPVYRWLTRQTPGVLRQLGREFVTDDHRLWPKDAPDQPQQMPTPLPQKTWQKIGERMQTELDLRDKEAGDGADALKQQVKAANRSRRSYRDFLRRFCVLREEVKLDPDEFDLNFYTYGLSVYGNLPLIEPLESRESKKIEELALVIDTSYSTSGELVRAFLAETYTLLKGRENFFHRMNLHLIQADNAIRQDILIHNEDELIHAMNHFELRGGGGTDFRPAFEYVNQLCAEKKFANLRGLLYFTDGMGTYPARRPAYDTAFLFLGERFDDANVPPWAMKVVLDEEEFTGAAARPASALADALAEEDDLYRDLNNS, from the coding sequence GTGACACCTTTGCCCCAAACCATCCAAAAAGAAAAATTTTTCGACCCCCGCAAGCCCTTCCAGTCCCAGCGGCCCGAGACCCACGAGGAATGGCAGGCGCGCATGGGCGGCGAGGTGCTGGCGGTGGTGCGCAGCGGGCTGTATCTGGACTTCCGGTTTCTGGATATGGCACTCAGCGCCCTGTCCCCTGCCCCGGACGAGCGCTGCCGGGTGCTGGCTACGGACGGTCAGGCCCTGTTTTATCAGCCCAGCCACCTGCTACGGCTCTATCAGGACAACCCAAAATATCTTAACCGGTTGTATCTGCACACCATATTCCACTGTGTATTCCGCCATCTCTGGCTGAAAGGCCGCCGGGAGCCGCAGCTGTGGAGCCTTGCCTGTGATATCGCGGTGGAGAATGTCATCGACAGCCTGAACCGCACCAGCGTCAAGCGGCCGCTGACCTATGTGCGGCAGAACGCCTACCAGCAGATCACCGCAGAGGAAACCGTGGTGGCAGCCGCGCCGGTGTACCGATGGCTCACCCGGCAGACCCCCGGCGTACTGCGGCAGCTGGGGCGGGAGTTCGTGACCGACGACCACCGCCTGTGGCCCAAGGACGCTCCCGACCAGCCCCAGCAGATGCCCACTCCCCTGCCCCAGAAAACGTGGCAGAAGATCGGGGAGCGGATGCAGACAGAACTGGACCTGCGGGACAAGGAAGCGGGCGACGGGGCCGATGCTCTGAAGCAGCAGGTGAAGGCCGCCAACCGCAGCCGCCGCAGCTACAGAGACTTCCTGCGCCGGTTCTGCGTGCTGCGGGAGGAAGTCAAGCTGGACCCGGACGAGTTCGACCTGAACTTCTACACCTACGGCCTTTCGGTGTATGGCAACCTGCCCCTCATCGAGCCGCTGGAAAGCCGGGAGAGCAAAAAGATCGAGGAGCTGGCCCTTGTCATCGACACCAGCTACTCCACCTCCGGCGAGCTGGTGCGGGCATTCCTTGCCGAGACCTACACCCTGCTGAAAGGGCGGGAAAACTTTTTCCACCGCATGAACCTGCACCTCATTCAGGCGGACAACGCCATCCGGCAGGATATCCTCATCCACAACGAGGACGAGCTGATCCACGCCATGAACCATTTTGAGCTGCGGGGCGGCGGCGGAACGGACTTCCGCCCGGCCTTTGAATACGTGAACCAGCTCTGCGCCGAAAAGAAGTTTGCAAATCTGCGGGGGCTCTTATACTTCACCGACGGCATGGGCACCTACCCCGCCAGGCGCCCGGCCTACGACACCGCTTTCCTGTTTTTGGGGGAGCGGTTCGATGACGCCAATGTGCCGCCGTGGGCCATGAAGGTGGTTCTGGACGAAGAAGAATTTACCGGTGCAGCAGCCCGCCCGGCCAGTGCTCTTGCAGACGCTCTGGCCGAAGAGGACGACCTGTACCGTGACCTGAACAACTCCTGA
- a CDS encoding biotin--[acetyl-CoA-carboxylase] ligase produces MAVSTRQALLQALSSAGGSYVSGQQLAETLGVSRAAVHKAAAALTAQGYALEAAPRRGYRLAGGDPFCAEAIGDYPAPIYLYDTLESSNRTAKLLALDGAPHGTLVLTAHQSAGRGRLGRRFESPAGKGVYCSVLLRPEMPAANAQTATISAAVAVCRAVKKLCGLELAIKWVNDLYYQGRKVCGILTEAGTDLESGQLEWLVVGIGLNLTSTAADWPEELARRAGSLYPGGPAPVSRAALAGAIARELLALCPGFDCLDEYRARCFVPGHWVTVCAETETYAAKALAIDEEGRLVIQRENGRQEALRCGEVTTRPARTE; encoded by the coding sequence ATGGCTGTCAGTACCCGTCAGGCACTTTTGCAGGCACTTTCCTCTGCCGGGGGCAGCTACGTTTCCGGCCAGCAGCTGGCCGAGACCCTCGGCGTGAGCCGCGCTGCCGTGCACAAGGCCGCTGCGGCCCTCACAGCCCAAGGGTACGCGCTGGAAGCTGCGCCCCGCCGGGGCTACCGGCTGGCGGGCGGTGACCCGTTCTGCGCCGAAGCCATCGGGGACTACCCTGCACCCATCTATTTATATGACACGCTGGAAAGCTCCAACCGCACGGCAAAGCTGCTGGCGCTGGATGGTGCACCCCATGGCACACTGGTACTCACCGCCCACCAGAGCGCCGGACGCGGCAGGCTGGGCCGGAGATTTGAAAGCCCGGCAGGCAAGGGCGTTTACTGCTCGGTGCTGCTGCGCCCGGAAATGCCCGCCGCCAATGCCCAGACCGCTACCATCAGCGCAGCGGTGGCGGTCTGCCGTGCCGTGAAAAAGCTCTGCGGGCTGGAGCTTGCCATCAAGTGGGTCAACGACCTGTACTATCAGGGCAGAAAGGTCTGCGGCATCCTGACCGAAGCGGGGACCGACCTCGAGAGCGGACAGCTGGAATGGCTGGTGGTGGGCATCGGGCTGAACCTTACCTCTACCGCCGCCGACTGGCCGGAGGAGCTGGCCCGCAGGGCCGGGAGCCTGTACCCCGGCGGGCCTGCCCCGGTGAGCCGGGCCGCACTGGCCGGGGCCATTGCCCGGGAGCTGCTGGCCCTCTGTCCCGGCTTTGACTGTCTGGATGAGTACCGCGCCCGGTGCTTTGTGCCCGGCCACTGGGTGACGGTGTGTGCCGAGACCGAGACCTACGCCGCAAAGGCCCTTGCCATCGACGAGGAAGGGCGGCTGGTCATCCAGCGGGAGAACGGCCGACAGGAGGCTCTGCGCTGCGGCGAGGTGACCACACGGCCTGCACGGACCGAATAA
- a CDS encoding class I adenylate-forming enzyme family protein, whose protein sequence is MITSLYQSLCNMETNIADRVALRWYDEEKQGVAEVHYAQYAQDLRRFVAFLRAEYGDVRGKRVAILARNSYQYVICMYGTVIAGGVAVPLNLGKDWDAISYELGLTEPVCILQDGEFAEREPALAETYGSILKPMDAFSAYEPAEDVTEVEDLSALAFIMFTSGTTGRSKGVMLSQKNLFSAMPAFLNPFDDVKKYTGWNTDEFSSLSALPMFHISAMTSLVSWSITGHSINLCNNLKYFYRDLGAMHSEVMAVVPVLLKSIYSDVMRGRRDRLNGLCMLTCGAAMFDPKMLSDMMEKGFFVAQMYGLTETCGDGAWNSSQEAKYLTSVGHVDLSCEYKLDDGELCMRGGPIMLGYYKDPEGTAEVIDAEGWFHTGDIARVEEDGYMYLTGRKKNVIILDSGENVSPEELEKLLVPCADIRECIVKEKDKKICALIYCDPAKQDAVKEFVTGVNRGLPLYKRMVPELSAQPLPRNAMGKLLRQ, encoded by the coding sequence ATGATTACATCGCTGTATCAGTCCCTTTGCAATATGGAAACCAACATTGCAGACCGTGTGGCTCTGCGCTGGTATGATGAAGAAAAGCAGGGCGTTGCCGAGGTGCACTACGCACAGTATGCCCAGGATCTGCGCCGGTTCGTGGCGTTCCTGCGTGCAGAGTATGGCGACGTGCGCGGCAAGCGTGTGGCGATCCTGGCCCGCAACAGCTACCAGTATGTCATCTGCATGTACGGCACCGTGATCGCAGGCGGCGTGGCTGTACCGCTGAACCTTGGCAAGGACTGGGATGCCATCTCCTACGAGCTGGGCCTCACCGAGCCGGTGTGTATCCTGCAGGATGGCGAGTTCGCGGAGCGGGAGCCTGCCCTCGCTGAGACCTACGGCAGCATCCTGAAGCCTATGGACGCTTTTTCTGCCTATGAGCCTGCCGAGGACGTGACCGAGGTGGAGGACCTCTCTGCTCTGGCCTTTATCATGTTCACCTCCGGCACCACCGGCCGCAGCAAGGGCGTTATGCTGAGCCAGAAGAACCTGTTCAGCGCCATGCCGGCTTTCCTGAACCCCTTTGACGATGTGAAGAAGTACACGGGCTGGAACACCGACGAGTTCTCGTCCCTGTCCGCCCTGCCCATGTTCCACATCTCCGCCATGACCAGCCTTGTTTCGTGGAGCATCACCGGCCACTCCATCAACCTGTGCAACAACCTGAAGTATTTCTACCGTGATCTGGGTGCCATGCACAGCGAGGTGATGGCGGTGGTGCCGGTGCTGCTGAAGAGCATCTACAGCGATGTGATGAGGGGCCGCCGCGACCGCCTGAACGGCCTGTGCATGCTGACCTGCGGTGCTGCCATGTTCGACCCCAAGATGCTGAGTGATATGATGGAGAAGGGCTTCTTTGTGGCTCAGATGTACGGCCTGACCGAGACCTGCGGCGACGGTGCATGGAACTCCTCGCAGGAGGCAAAGTACCTGACCAGCGTGGGCCATGTGGACCTCAGCTGTGAATACAAGCTGGACGACGGCGAGCTGTGCATGCGGGGCGGCCCCATCATGCTGGGCTACTACAAGGACCCGGAAGGCACTGCGGAAGTCATCGATGCAGAGGGCTGGTTCCATACCGGCGACATTGCCCGAGTGGAAGAGGACGGCTACATGTACCTGACCGGCCGCAAGAAGAACGTGATCATTCTGGACAGCGGCGAGAACGTGAGCCCCGAGGAGCTGGAAAAGCTGCTGGTACCCTGTGCGGACATTCGGGAGTGCATCGTGAAGGAAAAGGACAAGAAGATCTGTGCCCTCATCTACTGTGACCCTGCAAAGCAGGATGCGGTGAAAGAGTTCGTCACCGGGGTCAACCGCGGCCTGCCGCTGTACAAGCGCATGGTGCCGGAGCTCAGCGCACAGCCGCTGCCCCGCAACGCCATGGGAAAACTGCTGCGCCAGTGA